The Malus sylvestris chromosome 12, drMalSylv7.2, whole genome shotgun sequence genome contains a region encoding:
- the LOC126592711 gene encoding calmodulin-7, translating into MADQLTDDQISEFKEAFSLFDKDGDGCITTKELGTVMRSLGQNPTEAELQDMINEVDADGNGTIDFPEFLNLMARKMKDTDSEEELKEAFRVFDKDQNGFISAAELRHVMTNLGEKLTDEEVDEMIREADVDGDGQINYEEFVKVMMAK; encoded by the exons ATGGCGGATCAACTGACCGACGATCAGATCTCTGAGTTCAAGGAAGCCTTCAGTCTATTCGACAAGGATGGAGATG GCTGTATCACAACTAAGGAGCTTGGCACTGTCATGAGATCATTGGGGCAGAACCCGACTGAGGCAGAGCTCCAGGACATGATCAATGAAGTGGATGCTGATGGTAATGGGACCATTGACTTTCCTGAGTTCTTAAACCTCATGGCCAGGAAGATGAAAGACACCGACTCTGAGGAGGAGCTTAAAGAGGCTTTCAGAGTGTTTGACAAGGATCAGAATGGCTTCATTTCAGCTGCGGAGCTCCGCCATGTGATGACCAATCTTGGGGAGAAGCTCACAGATGAGGAAGTGGATGAGATGATCCGGGAGGCTGATGTTGATGGTGATGGGCAGATAAATTATGAGGAGTTTGTGAAGGTGATGATGGCTAAGTGA